Proteins found in one Microbacterium sp. SSM24 genomic segment:
- a CDS encoding ferredoxin reductase family protein, protein MTMATLAPTAVNTRQLRDPAHTRRPRAGAWHAAAVAVVWATSLFVLALWVSGGGVDAVLAGGSGALSSVGRLTGLIASNLLLLQVLLMARIPVFERGFGRDALTRTHRLTGFWSFWLMLAHIVLLMFGYALAAGINPLVQLWEFVWDYPGMLLATAGTSLLVAVTVTSIRRARRRLRYESWHLIHLYAYLGVGLAVPHQLWAGADFTASPAATVYWWTLWAAAAAAVLAYRIAIPLIRSLRGGLRVVSAEPDGTAGVTVTVRGAHAAGMRARGGQFFVWRFLDGPGWTRGHPFSLSSAPVGDRLTMSARIVGDGTERLTHLRPGTRVLLEGPYGHLTGAARTGRKLLLIGAGAGVAPLVSLLEAEPWRPGEATLITRDTLAGAALRSDAIAHLVHERGLRHYPLPGPRAQGGAPWLPHTHAAWGGAAALRHLAPDLEDYDAFVCGPPEWMRAVVRDLELAGLSKGRLHTESFTI, encoded by the coding sequence ATGACGATGGCCACGCTCGCTCCCACGGCGGTGAACACCCGCCAGCTGCGCGATCCCGCTCATACCCGACGCCCACGCGCCGGGGCCTGGCACGCCGCGGCGGTCGCCGTCGTGTGGGCCACGAGTCTGTTCGTCCTGGCGCTATGGGTGTCGGGCGGAGGAGTCGACGCGGTGCTCGCGGGCGGGTCGGGAGCGCTCAGCTCGGTCGGCCGGCTCACCGGCCTCATCGCTTCGAATCTGCTGCTCCTTCAGGTTCTGCTGATGGCCCGCATCCCGGTGTTCGAACGGGGCTTCGGCCGCGACGCGCTCACGCGCACCCACCGGCTGACGGGGTTCTGGTCGTTCTGGCTCATGCTCGCCCACATCGTGCTGCTGATGTTCGGCTACGCCCTCGCCGCGGGGATCAATCCGCTCGTCCAGCTGTGGGAGTTCGTGTGGGACTACCCGGGCATGCTCCTCGCGACCGCCGGAACCAGCCTTCTCGTCGCGGTCACCGTCACCTCGATCCGTCGCGCGCGACGCCGTCTGCGCTACGAGTCGTGGCATCTGATCCACCTCTACGCGTACCTCGGCGTCGGCCTCGCGGTGCCGCATCAGCTGTGGGCGGGGGCCGACTTCACCGCATCGCCCGCCGCCACCGTGTACTGGTGGACGCTGTGGGCGGCAGCCGCAGCCGCCGTGCTCGCCTACCGCATCGCGATCCCGCTGATCCGGTCTCTGCGCGGAGGGCTGCGGGTGGTCTCGGCCGAGCCCGACGGCACCGCCGGCGTGACAGTCACGGTGCGAGGGGCGCATGCGGCCGGCATGCGGGCCCGCGGCGGGCAGTTCTTCGTCTGGCGCTTCCTCGACGGGCCGGGATGGACGCGCGGTCACCCGTTCTCGCTCTCCTCCGCGCCGGTCGGCGACCGGCTCACGATGTCGGCGCGGATCGTCGGCGACGGCACCGAGCGGCTCACGCACCTGCGGCCCGGCACCCGCGTGCTCCTCGAGGGTCCGTACGGGCATCTGACGGGTGCCGCCCGCACGGGGCGCAAGCTCCTGCTCATCGGCGCCGGCGCGGGCGTCGCACCGCTCGTGTCGCTGCTGGAGGCGGAGCCGTGGCGTCCCGGCGAGGCGACGCTGATCACGCGCGACACGCTCGCGGGAGCGGCCCTGCGCAGCGACGCGATCGCCCATCTCGTCCACGAGCGAGGGCTTCGTCACTACCCTCTGCCCGGACCGCGCGCGCAGGGCGGTGCGCCGTGGCTCCCGCACACGCATGCTGCATGGGGAGGCGCAGCCGCGCTGCGGCACCTCGCTCCGGATCTCGAGGATTACGACGCCTTCGTGTGCGGGCCGCCCGAATGGATGCGCGCGGTCGTCCGCGACCTCGAGCTCGCCGGGCTGTCCAAGGGGCGCCTCCACACCGAATCGTTCACCATCTGA
- a CDS encoding sensor histidine kinase — MTDRRDAAIQADRARVQRSAMRTGLWVGLAAAAVVVLLTTTTIAVLVASSRSEEHPPRDEHGPRGDRIIDLDDAIPITVLLGVIGVVALGFVAWYLTRRAAQPLAEALEVQRNFVADASHELRTPLTTLTSRIQLAEHRVRRGEDVDDVLHDMRGDAAVMDAVLTDLLVSAESAGASAVDADAVVAVAEVAREAAAVLQPRAAAAGVTIVVDAPDQLRAAASRVPVLRALTALLDNAVRYAPPGSQVTVTAVVAGGDVAIRVTDAGPGISGIDPSRMFDRFARTDVSVRPGAPRGFGLGLALVRDVAMRFGGSIAVERSGPEGTTFLLVLPSHR, encoded by the coding sequence ATGACGGACCGGAGGGATGCCGCGATCCAGGCCGACCGCGCGCGGGTGCAGCGCTCGGCCATGCGCACGGGGCTGTGGGTCGGTCTCGCCGCCGCGGCTGTCGTGGTGCTGCTGACGACCACCACCATCGCCGTGCTGGTGGCCTCGTCGCGCAGCGAAGAGCACCCGCCTCGCGACGAGCACGGACCGCGCGGGGACCGGATCATCGATCTCGACGACGCGATCCCCATCACGGTGCTCCTGGGCGTGATCGGCGTCGTCGCCCTGGGCTTCGTGGCGTGGTACCTCACCCGCCGCGCGGCGCAGCCGCTCGCGGAGGCGCTCGAGGTGCAGCGGAACTTCGTGGCGGATGCGAGTCACGAACTGCGCACACCGCTCACGACGCTCACCAGCAGGATCCAGCTCGCCGAGCATCGAGTGCGTCGCGGCGAAGACGTCGACGACGTGCTGCACGACATGCGCGGGGATGCCGCGGTGATGGATGCCGTGCTCACCGATCTGCTCGTCTCGGCCGAGTCCGCGGGCGCATCGGCCGTGGATGCCGACGCGGTCGTCGCCGTCGCCGAGGTCGCGCGCGAGGCCGCCGCCGTGCTGCAGCCTCGCGCCGCGGCGGCCGGTGTGACCATCGTGGTCGACGCGCCCGATCAGCTGCGGGCGGCGGCATCCCGCGTGCCGGTGCTTCGGGCGCTGACCGCTCTGCTCGACAACGCCGTGAGGTATGCGCCGCCGGGCAGCCAGGTGACGGTGACGGCGGTGGTGGCGGGCGGAGACGTCGCGATCCGCGTGACCGATGCCGGACCCGGGATCAGCGGCATCGACCCGTCGCGAATGTTCGACCGGTTCGCGCGCACCGACGTATCCGTCCGCCCCGGCGCGCCGCGCGGCTTCGGACTCGGGCTCGCGCTCGTCCGCGACGTCGCGATGCGCTTCGGCGGCTCCATCGCCGTGGAGCGCTCGGGACCGGAGGGCACCACCTTTCTGCTGGTGCTGCCGTCGCACCGCTGA
- a CDS encoding response regulator transcription factor: protein MSTSPDSAHTKPRLLYVEDEVEIAAIGREVLSDEYDVDHAATAEDALRSALSRRYDVMIVDRRLPGMNGAELVAAIRTARISTPVIMLTALGAIDDRVSGLDAGADDYLVKPFDFAELRARLRALRRGRGAGDRRMIGDWLFTPATQALYSPTETRVALTASENDLLELLSSSPEHVFTREEILDSVFPGGSPATVDTYVHYLRRKTTPEIIDTVRSRGYRSGVPR from the coding sequence GTGTCCACCAGTCCCGACAGCGCGCACACCAAGCCGCGACTGCTGTATGTCGAGGACGAGGTCGAGATCGCTGCGATCGGCCGCGAGGTCCTCTCCGACGAGTACGACGTCGATCACGCCGCGACCGCCGAAGATGCCCTGCGGTCCGCTCTCTCGCGCCGGTACGACGTGATGATCGTGGACCGCCGGCTCCCGGGGATGAACGGCGCCGAGCTGGTCGCCGCGATCCGCACTGCGCGCATCTCGACACCCGTGATCATGCTGACGGCACTGGGGGCGATCGACGACCGGGTGTCGGGTCTGGATGCCGGAGCCGACGACTATCTCGTGAAGCCCTTCGATTTCGCGGAGTTGCGCGCGCGGTTGCGCGCGCTACGACGCGGTCGCGGAGCCGGTGACCGCCGGATGATCGGCGACTGGCTGTTCACTCCCGCCACTCAGGCGCTCTACTCGCCGACGGAGACGCGCGTGGCGCTGACAGCATCCGAGAACGATCTGCTCGAACTGCTGAGCTCCAGTCCGGAGCATGTCTTCACGCGCGAAGAGATCCTCGACAGTGTCTTTCCGGGCGGGTCGCCCGCGACCGTCGACACCTACGTGCACTATCTCCGGCGCAAGACGACCCCGGAGATCATCGACACCGTGCGGTCGCGCGGATACCGGAGCGGGGTGCCGAGATGA
- a CDS encoding aldo/keto reductase, with the protein MKNAHLGGLEVSRIGLGAMTMAGTYTTGGALDNDESIRTIHRALELGVTHIDTAEIYGPYLSEEIVGQAIRGRRDQLKIATKFGLVSHSGGGPGVIDSSPANVKAAVEGSLRRLGTDHIDLYYQHRVDPDTPIEETAGAVAELIAEGKVLHFGLSEASAQTIRRAHAVQPVTALQTEYSLWTRDVETDILPVLRELGIGFVPYSPLGHGLLTGQIRSAADIPDDDWRKTNPRFVGENFARNLRLVDEGRAIGDEIGATPAQTALAWILTRGDDIAPIPGTRRVVRVEENTAADAIELTADQITRLTTLEPAAGERHDEANMVSIDT; encoded by the coding sequence ATGAAGAACGCACATCTTGGAGGGCTCGAGGTCTCTCGCATCGGCCTCGGCGCGATGACCATGGCCGGCACCTACACGACCGGCGGCGCCCTCGACAACGACGAGTCCATCCGCACGATCCACCGCGCACTCGAGCTCGGGGTCACCCACATCGACACCGCCGAGATCTACGGCCCCTACCTCAGCGAGGAGATCGTCGGTCAGGCGATCCGAGGGCGCCGGGACCAGTTGAAGATCGCGACGAAGTTCGGGCTCGTCTCGCATTCGGGCGGCGGCCCCGGCGTCATCGACAGCAGCCCCGCCAACGTGAAGGCAGCCGTCGAGGGTTCGCTGCGGCGCCTCGGGACCGACCACATCGACCTCTACTACCAGCACCGTGTCGACCCGGACACTCCGATCGAGGAGACCGCCGGGGCCGTCGCTGAGCTGATCGCAGAAGGCAAGGTCCTGCACTTCGGCCTCTCCGAGGCATCCGCGCAGACCATTCGCCGCGCGCATGCCGTGCAGCCGGTGACGGCCCTGCAGACCGAGTACTCGCTGTGGACCAGGGACGTCGAGACCGACATCCTCCCTGTCCTGCGCGAGCTCGGCATCGGCTTCGTGCCGTACTCGCCGCTCGGCCACGGCCTGCTCACCGGGCAGATTCGCTCCGCAGCCGATATCCCCGACGACGACTGGCGCAAGACCAACCCCCGCTTCGTGGGTGAGAACTTCGCACGGAACCTGCGCCTCGTCGACGAAGGCCGCGCGATCGGCGACGAGATCGGAGCGACCCCCGCGCAGACCGCGCTCGCCTGGATCCTGACCCGAGGCGACGACATCGCGCCCATCCCCGGCACGCGTCGCGTCGTCCGCGTCGAGGAGAACACCGCCGCCGACGCCATCGAGCTCACCGCCGACCAGATCACCCGGCTGACGACCCTCGAGCCTGCCGCGGGCGAACGCCACGACGAAGCGAACATGGTCTCCATCGACACCTGA
- a CDS encoding helix-turn-helix transcriptional regulator produces the protein MESPSAITEFLTTRRAKLTPAQVGLPDFGGRRRVPGLRREEVALVAGMSAEYYKRLERGIATGVSEAVIDGVSRALQLDDAEHAHLNDLIRAANAGAHPQQRRTPARKPHVSEGLRQTIDAMSTVPVYVQNGRLDAVATNRLGRALFSEMLDDSTQPANAARFIFLEPRAQTFYRAWETQARQIVAVLRAEAGRSPYDRQLSDLVGELSTRSDLFRKLWGAHDVREHRAGLKAVHHPVVGDLDLTFQAMDLASDRGLQMIVFSAEPGSASHERMQLLANWAETNAPIRQ, from the coding sequence ATGGAATCCCCTTCCGCGATCACCGAGTTCCTCACGACGAGGCGCGCGAAACTGACGCCGGCGCAGGTCGGCCTGCCCGACTTCGGGGGGCGTCGGCGGGTGCCTGGACTGCGCCGGGAGGAGGTAGCGCTGGTGGCGGGGATGAGCGCGGAGTACTACAAACGCCTCGAGCGCGGCATCGCCACCGGGGTGTCCGAAGCCGTCATCGACGGCGTCAGCCGGGCACTTCAGCTCGACGACGCAGAGCACGCACACCTGAACGACCTGATCCGTGCCGCGAACGCCGGCGCTCACCCGCAGCAGCGCCGCACCCCCGCCCGCAAGCCACACGTCTCCGAGGGACTGCGGCAGACCATCGACGCGATGTCGACCGTGCCGGTCTATGTGCAGAACGGTCGCCTCGACGCGGTGGCCACCAACCGACTCGGCCGCGCATTGTTCTCCGAGATGCTCGACGACTCCACGCAGCCCGCGAACGCGGCTCGGTTCATCTTCCTCGAGCCGCGCGCACAGACCTTCTACCGGGCATGGGAGACGCAGGCCCGCCAGATCGTCGCCGTCCTCCGCGCCGAGGCGGGCCGTTCGCCCTATGACCGGCAGCTCAGCGACCTCGTCGGCGAGCTCTCCACCCGCAGCGACCTGTTCCGAAAGCTCTGGGGCGCCCACGATGTGCGCGAGCATCGCGCCGGTCTCAAAGCCGTCCACCACCCCGTGGTCGGCGACCTCGACCTCACCTTCCAAGCCATGGATCTGGCATCCGATCGCGGCCTGCAGATGATCGTCTTCTCGGCCGAGCCCGGATCGGCGAGTCACGAGCGGATGCAGCTGCTGGCGAACTGGGCAGAAACCAACGCTCCCATCCGTCAGTGA
- the ppk2 gene encoding polyphosphate kinase 2, whose product MAKEKTAGPSSVARVKKRLYRAELERLQSELVDMQQWLIANKARVLVIFEGRDAAGKGGAIKRVMQYLNPRHARVVALPKPSKKERGQWYFQRYIERLPTSGEIVLMDRSWYNRAGVERVMGYTSEKKYRLFLEQVPVVERLLIDDGIILIKYWFSVSDEEQQSRFSSRLEDPLRRWKLSPMDLESILRWEEYSRAKDDMFAATHTAESPWWTIESDDKRAARLNAISHLLDSIPYKRLKPEKVTIPDRPAAGDYERPPRDDDTFVPDVAADLAR is encoded by the coding sequence ATGGCGAAGGAGAAGACCGCCGGTCCGTCGTCCGTCGCCCGCGTGAAGAAGCGCCTCTACCGGGCCGAGCTGGAGAGGCTGCAGTCCGAGCTCGTCGACATGCAGCAGTGGCTCATCGCCAACAAGGCCCGCGTGCTGGTGATCTTCGAAGGGCGGGACGCCGCCGGCAAGGGCGGCGCGATCAAGCGGGTGATGCAGTATCTGAACCCGCGGCACGCCCGCGTCGTCGCGCTCCCGAAGCCCTCGAAGAAGGAGCGCGGTCAGTGGTACTTCCAGCGGTACATCGAGCGCCTGCCCACATCGGGCGAGATCGTGCTGATGGATCGCTCCTGGTACAACCGTGCCGGCGTGGAACGGGTGATGGGGTACACCTCCGAGAAGAAGTACCGTCTCTTCCTCGAGCAGGTGCCGGTGGTGGAGCGTCTGCTCATCGATGACGGGATCATCCTCATCAAGTACTGGTTCTCCGTGTCGGACGAAGAGCAGCAGTCCCGCTTCTCGTCGCGCCTGGAGGACCCCCTGCGCCGCTGGAAGCTGTCGCCGATGGACCTGGAGTCCATCCTGCGCTGGGAGGAGTACTCCCGCGCGAAGGACGACATGTTCGCAGCGACGCACACCGCGGAGTCGCCCTGGTGGACCATCGAGAGCGACGACAAGCGCGCGGCACGCCTGAATGCGATCAGTCATCTGCTCGACAGCATCCCGTACAAGCGACTCAAGCCGGAGAAGGTCACCATCCCCGACCGTCCCGCTGCCGGTGACTACGAGCGCCCCCCTCGCGACGACGACACCTTCGTCCCGGATGTCGCCGCCGACCTCGCTCGTTAG
- a CDS encoding TetR/AcrR family transcriptional regulator, which yields MSAREPRQDASDAGLSKQRVVAEAVRLADREGVDGLSMRRLAGTLGAGAMSLYHYVASKDELLDAMIDIVFDEIELPPEGIDWQSAMRREAASTRQVLARHPWAIGLMESRTTPGPANLRHREAVTACLRKAGFSVLTATHANWLLNSYVYGYALQAATLPFDTADELADMTEDVYLPQLPPEEFPYLNESAAALVAAGYDPTEEFAFGLDLVLSALEPLRDSA from the coding sequence GTGTCCGCGAGGGAACCACGCCAAGACGCGTCAGACGCGGGGCTGAGCAAGCAGCGGGTGGTCGCCGAGGCGGTTCGGCTCGCCGACCGCGAGGGGGTCGATGGTCTGAGCATGCGCCGGCTCGCCGGCACGCTCGGCGCAGGCGCGATGTCGCTCTACCACTACGTGGCGAGCAAGGACGAGCTGCTCGACGCCATGATCGACATCGTGTTCGACGAGATCGAACTCCCGCCCGAAGGCATCGACTGGCAGTCCGCGATGCGCCGGGAGGCGGCATCCACCCGACAGGTACTCGCACGCCACCCGTGGGCGATCGGCCTGATGGAGTCTCGGACAACGCCGGGGCCCGCCAACCTCCGCCACCGCGAGGCCGTCACCGCCTGTCTGCGAAAGGCCGGGTTCTCGGTCCTCACCGCGACGCACGCCAACTGGCTGCTCAACAGCTATGTCTACGGTTACGCGCTGCAGGCAGCCACCCTTCCGTTCGACACCGCCGACGAGCTCGCGGACATGACCGAAGACGTCTACCTTCCTCAGCTTCCGCCGGAGGAGTTCCCCTACCTCAACGAGTCCGCCGCGGCGCTCGTCGCCGCCGGCTACGACCCGACAGAGGAGTTCGCCTTCGGCCTCGACCTCGTCCTCTCCGCTCTCGAGCCCCTGAGGGACTCCGCGTAG